ATCGATGAAATTAATGAAAAGAATAGCTGGCGCAGCAATTAGCTTTAGCCTTGTTGCTGGTGTGCTTGCTGGTTGTGGTGAAAAGAAAGAAGAATTAAATATTTATAGCTGGGCTGACAATTTTGATGAGCAAGTGCTAAAAGATTTTGAAAAAAAGTATAATGTGAAAATTAACTATGACAAGTACGCAAGTAATGAAGAAATGCTTGCAAAATTACAAGCTGGTGGTGCAAAGTATGACTTAATCCAGCCGTCTGATTACATGGTTAAAACAATGGCGAAAATGGACTTATTAGCGCCGTTAGATAAAAAGAATATCCCAAATATCGAAAACATGGTTTCTAATTTCAAAACACCTGCGTTTGATCCAGAGAATAAATATTCTTTAGTGTACACTTGGGGTGTAACAGGGATTGCATACAATAAAAAGTATGTGAAAGAAGCACCTACAAGCTGGGCTGACTTATGGAATGAGAAATATAAAGGACGTGTAACGTTACTAAACGATTCTCGTGAAGTGTTAGGAATGGGTCTTAAGAAGCACGGGTTCTCAAACAGTACGAAAGACGATGCACAATTAAAGACAGCAGCAGATGATTTAAAGAAGCTGCTTCCAAACTTATTAGCATTTGATACAGATAACATTAAACAAAAATTCATTACAGAAGATGCTTGGATTGGAACAGTTTGGTCTGGAGATGCAGCATTTATCGCAAAAGATAATAAAGATGTAGAATATGTTGTACCAAAAGAAGGCGGCACAATTTGGGCTGATACGTTAGCAATTCCAAAAGGTGCAAAACATAAAGAGCTTGCTGAGAAATTTATGAACTACTTACTAGATGAAAAAGTAAGTGTGAAAAACTACGAGTCAATTGGTTACAGTAATCCAAATGAAAAAGCTCATCCTCTTCATAGTAAAGAATACCGTGATAATCACATGATCTTCTTAACGAAAGAAGAGTTAGATCGTACAGAATGGCTTGTTGATGTGGACGATAAGTTAAAAGATTATGATCGTTACTGGACAGAGCTAAAAACAAAAGGTAAATAAGTAAGGAAATGCGGTTTCTAAAGTAGAAATCGCATTTTTTCATAGTAGGAGGAAATCGTTTGAAGA
This genomic interval from Bacillus thuringiensis contains the following:
- the potD gene encoding spermidine/putrescine ABC transporter substrate-binding protein PotD — protein: MKLMKRIAGAAISFSLVAGVLAGCGEKKEELNIYSWADNFDEQVLKDFEKKYNVKINYDKYASNEEMLAKLQAGGAKYDLIQPSDYMVKTMAKMDLLAPLDKKNIPNIENMVSNFKTPAFDPENKYSLVYTWGVTGIAYNKKYVKEAPTSWADLWNEKYKGRVTLLNDSREVLGMGLKKHGFSNSTKDDAQLKTAADDLKKLLPNLLAFDTDNIKQKFITEDAWIGTVWSGDAAFIAKDNKDVEYVVPKEGGTIWADTLAIPKGAKHKELAEKFMNYLLDEKVSVKNYESIGYSNPNEKAHPLHSKEYRDNHMIFLTKEELDRTEWLVDVDDKLKDYDRYWTELKTKGK